One genomic window of Coffea eugenioides isolate CCC68of chromosome 1, Ceug_1.0, whole genome shotgun sequence includes the following:
- the LOC113780724 gene encoding integrator complex subunit 3-like encodes MRSKLTKNAIFEADNSLEVSLREAFQLLEPQLRPPFPLNLPTQEEYFNLNKAILCGILCEPHLVRVHIKHLHAIVTDGYTYFISMLIKIVNELYAKLVDSVKTQLIWVTCEMVNVLGVGFDGLLVALLRQIVGGDFSGGNLWLCFEMVSLFRDKWDCLLEDEPLVLTSALYVFLRLLADHCRLPNDSKVETLKRLEIDFCIRMLREKFGLCLKIGRDLVRLLQDLVHVPEFRSIWKDLLLNPSVFQTDAFLDISQLYLSRTSSRYFLLRITPEMENQLRFLLTHVKLGNQKRYQVWFAKKFLGVPERETLLTDIVRFICCGHHPPNEIIQSDIIPRWAVIGWLLKSSQRNYVEANVKLALFYDWLFFDEKVDNIMNIEPGILLMINSIPSYVDITHTLLEFLLMLVEDYDIERKDVIVKGVSSAFTFLVRKGVVRSLDALTCSDVISPFLKQLFEKIFKDMLASLSERAVASLPLKPFSAPS; translated from the coding sequence ATGCGTTCCAAACTGACTAAAAATGCAATCTTTGAAGCTGACAACTCACTTGAAGTCTCTCTTAGAGAAGCTTTTCAGCTTCTGGAGCCCCAACTCAGACCCCCTTTTCCTTTAAACCTTCCAACTCAAGAAGAGTACTTCAACCTGAACAAAGCAATTCTTTGTGGAATTTTATGTGAACCCCACTTGGTCAGAGTCCACATTAAGCACTTACATGCTATTGTCACTGATGGCTACACTTATTTTATATCCATGCTTATCAAGATTGTTAATGAGTTGTATGCCAAACTCGTTGATTCAGTGAAAACTCAGTTGATTTGGGTGACGTGTGAAATGGTGAATGTGTTGGGAGTTGGATTTGATGGTTTATTGGTGGCCCTTTTGAGGCAAATTGTTGGTGGTGACTTTAGCGGAGGAAATTTGTGGTTGTGTTTTGAGATGGTTAGTCTCTTTAGGGACAAATGGGATTGTTTGTTGGAGGATGAACCTCTAGTTTTGACCAGTGCTTTATATGTGTTTCTTCGTTTATTGGCCGATCATTGTAGGTTGCCAAATGACTCAAAAGTTGAAACCTTGAAGAGGCTTGAAATTGATTTTTGCATTAGGATGTTAAGGGAGAAATTTGGTTTGTGTTTGAAGATTGGAAGAGATCTTGTTCGGCTTTTACAGGACTTGGTTCATGTACCTGAGTTTCGCTCAATTTGGAAAGACTTGTTATTGAACCCTAGTGTGTTTCAGACTGATGCATTTTTAGATATCTCACAGCTCTACCTTTCAAGGACTTCTAGTAGGTATTTTCTGCTGCGGATAACTCCTGAAATGGAGAACCAGTTGAGGTTCTTGCTAACGCATGTTAAATTGGGAAATCAAAAGAGGTACCAAGTTTGGTTTGCAAAGAAGTTTCTTGGTGTCCCCGAGAGGGAGACTCTTCTAACTGACATTGTTAGGTTTATTTGCTGTGGACATCATCCACCTAATGAGATTATCCAGTCAGACATCATCCCTAGGTGGGCTGTCATAGGCTGGTTGCTAAAATCTTCCCAGAGGAATTATGTCGAAGCAAATGTTAAGCTTGCCTTATTCTATGATTGGCTTTTCTTTGATGAGAAGGTAGATAATATAATGAACATTGAGCCTGGGATATTGCTAATGATAAATTCCATTCCTAGTTATGTTGACATAACTCATACTCTTCTAGAATTTCTCTTGATGCTGGTGGAAGACTATGACATTGAAAGAAAAGATGTAATTGTCAAAGGGGTATCTTCAGCTTTCACTTTTCTTGTTCGAAAAGGTGTGGTTCGATCTCTTGATGCTTTGACTTGTTCTGATGTGATCTCTCCTTTTCTCAagcaattgtttgaaaaaatcTTCAAAGACATGTTAGCAAGCCTTTCTGAGAGGGCAGTTGCCAGTCTTCCGCTTAAACCATTTTCTGCCCCTTCTTAA
- the LOC113780710 gene encoding pentatricopeptide repeat-containing protein At1g56690, mitochondrial-like — translation MCRWVLMLRWRKCYSTLAITANSQIAEYARLGQIDNARRVFDQMPHKGVVSWNSIIAGYFQNKQPSEAQSLFDQMSDRNLVSWNGLISGYVKNGMVDEARKVFDEMPERNVVSWTAMVRGYVEEGLVSEAEALFWQMPEKNVVSWTVMLGGLIQQGRMEEAQRLYDMMPVKDVVARTSMIGGLCQEGRLGEAREIFDNMPHRNVFSWTSMISGYAQNGKVDLARKLFEVMPEKNEVSWTAMLMGYIQSERIEEALELFDAMPIKSIVACNAMILGLGKNGKVTRARRIFDSMRVKDDAAWNAMIKVYERKGFDLEAFDMFRCMQRQGLRLNFPSLISVLSVCASLASVDHGRQIHAQLLRSKFDDDVYVSSVLITMYVKCGDLIKAKQVFDRFSLKDVVMWNSIITGYAQHGLADETLQAFREMCSLGIAADAVTFVGVLSACSYTGKVKEGKEIFEAMKSKYLVDPGTEHYACMVDLLGRAGHLVEAMDMINKMPVEADAIVWGSFMAACRNHMNLDLAEVAAKQLLQLEPQNAGHYVLLSNIFASKGKWGDVAKLRKHMRLRKVSRSPGCSWIEVDKKVHMFTGGEHMPHPEHPMIVEKLESLAALLREAGYVPDGSFVLHDLDEEEKVRSLGHHSEKLAIAYGLLKLPGGMPIRVMKNLRVCGDCHVAIKLISKVTGRLIILRDANRFHHFKDGVCSCNDYW, via the coding sequence ATGTGccgttgggtattaatgttgcGGTGGAGAAAATGTTACTCCACCCTTGCCATCACTGCAAATTCTCAGATTGCGGAATATGCACGGTTGGGCCAAATTGACAATGCCCGAAGGGTTTTTGATCAAATGCCCCACAAAGGTGTTGTCTCCTGGAATTCCATTATTGCCGGCTACTTCCAAAACAAACAGCCTAGTGAAGCCCAGAGCCTCTTTGATCAAATGTCCGATAGAAATTTAGTTTCTTGGAATGGACTGATTTCAGGCTATGTAAAGAATGGGATGGTGGACGAAGCCAGAAAGGTTTTTGATGAGATGCCCGAAAGGAATGTTGTCTCGTGGACTGCAATGGTTAGAGGGTATGTGGAGGAGGGGCTGGTATCAGAGGCTGAGGCTCTCTTTTGGCAAATGCCTGAAAAGAATGTGGTTTCGTGGACTGTCATGTTGGGTGGGTTGATACAACAGGGTAGAATGGAGGAGGCACAGAGGCTTTATGATATGATGCCCGTGAAGGATGTGGTGGCAAGAACAAGTATGATTGGTGGGTTGTGTCAGGAAGGTCGGTTGGGTGAAGCTCGAGAGATTTTTGACAATATGCCCCATAGAAATGTGTTCTCCTGGACTTCAATGATCTCAGGATATGCACAAAATGGGAAGGTGGATTTGGCTAGGAAGCTTTTTGAGGTCATGCCTGAGAAGAATGAGGTGTCATGGACTGCTATGCTGATGGGATACATTCAGAGTGAAAGAATTGAAGAGGCATTGGAGCTCTTCGATGCAATGCCTATTAAATCAATTGTTGCTTGTAATGCAATGATACTTGGGTTAGGCAAGAATGGGAAGGTCACTAGAGCGAGGAGGATATTTGATTCCATGAGGGTGAAGGATGATGCTGCATGGAATGCAATGATTAAGGTTTATGAGAGAAAAGGGTTTGATTTGGAGGCCTTTGATATGTTTCGCTGTATGCAAAGACAAGGTCTTAGACTGAACTTCCCATCATTGATAAGTGTGCTTTCTGTGTGTGCTAGTCTTGCAAGTGTCGATCATGGTAGGCAGATTCATGCTCAGTTGCTCAGATCAAAATTCGATGATGATGTATATGTTTCCTCTGTATTGATAACAATGTATGTGAAATGCGGCGACCTTATCAAAGCAAAGCAAGTATTTGACAGATTTTCTCTGAAGGATGTAGTCATGTGGAATTCTATAATAACAGGATATGCCCAACATGGCTTAGCAGATGAAACCCTGCAAGCATTCCGTGAAATGTGTTCTCTAGGCATTGCAGCAGATGCTGTTACTTTTGTTGGAGTTCTCTCAGCTTGCAGTTACACTGGAAAAGTCAAAGAAGGGAAAGAAATCTTTGAGGCTATGAAATCCAAATATTTGGTAGATCCTGGAACTGAACACTATGCTTGTATGGTTGATCTGCTTGGCCGAGCTGGTCATTTGGTTGAGGCTATGGATATGATTAACAAGATGCCAGTAGAAGCAGATGCAATTGTTTGGGGTTCTTTCATGGCAGCATGTAGGAACCACATGAACTTGGACTTGGCAGAAGTGGCAGCAAAGCAACTTCTGCAGCTTGAGCCACAAAATGCCGGACATTATGTTCTGCTTTCCAATATTTTTGCATCTAAGGGCAAATGGGGGGATGTAGCAAAGCTGAGGAAGCACATGCGGTTGAGGAAAGTTAGCCGCTCGCCTGGTTGTAGCTGGATTGAGGTTGATAAGAAAGTGCATATGTTTACTGGTGGGGAGCACATGCCGCATCCAGAGCATCCAATGATTGTCGAGAAGTTAGAGAGCTTAGCTGCATTGCTAAGGGAAGCCGGATATGTCCCTGATGGCAGCTTCGTCCTGCATGATTTGGATGAAGAAGAGAAGGTACGAAGCCTGGGACATCACAGTGAAAAGTTGGCTATTGCATATGGACTTCTGAAGTTGCCTGGCGGAATGCCCATAAGGGTAATGAAAAACCTCCGAGTTTGTGGAGACTGCCATGTTGCTATAAAGTTAATTTCAAAAGTTACAGGAAGACTAATTATTTTAAGGGATGCAAATAGATTTCATCATTTTAAGGACGGAGTATGCTCTTGCAATGATTACTGGTGA